From one Bacillus sp. FJAT-42376 genomic stretch:
- a CDS encoding TetR/AcrR family transcriptional regulator: MTGEELKQKALLIFSEHGYEGASLSLIAEEAGIKKQSIYSHFKSKDELFLKAAEDVFQRELERAIAYLSAGGANLKNMLYPFLTDYMKKYEEAPETRFWLRMSFFPPSHLYEDVMVQVYKHLDALEEALTALFKASPIQVDPEQAAIAFLGVLDSLFVEMLYGGKERQLKRLDASWNIFWSGITREE; the protein is encoded by the coding sequence ATGACTGGTGAAGAGCTGAAACAAAAAGCATTGCTGATTTTTTCTGAGCACGGATATGAGGGGGCTTCCCTTTCGCTTATTGCAGAGGAGGCCGGGATTAAAAAACAATCCATTTACTCTCATTTCAAAAGCAAGGATGAGCTTTTTCTGAAGGCGGCGGAGGATGTATTTCAGCGCGAGCTGGAGCGTGCCATTGCTTATTTAAGCGCCGGCGGGGCAAACTTGAAAAATATGCTCTATCCGTTTCTGACTGATTATATGAAAAAATATGAGGAAGCACCGGAAACACGATTCTGGCTGCGCATGTCGTTTTTCCCGCCAAGTCATTTGTATGAAGATGTCATGGTTCAGGTATATAAACATCTTGATGCGCTGGAAGAGGCGCTGACCGCCCTTTTTAAAGCCTCCCCGATCCAGGTTGACCCCGAGCAGGCGGCGATTGCCTTTCTCGGAGTGCTCGACAGCCTGTTTGTGGAAATGCTTTACGGCGGTAAAGAAAGACAGCTTAAAAGGCTGGATGCTTCATGGAATATTTTCTGGTCCGGTATTACAAGGGAGGAATAA
- a CDS encoding DEAD/DEAH box helicase produces MSQETVFIQTFQPFIQETWNQSAFEAPTSIQVQSVQPVMENKDILAKSPTGSGKTLAYLLPVLERLNAAGKQPQAVILASSHELVMQIHSVIQDWIKGSELRTASFIGGANPKRQLEKLKKNPHIISGTPGKIHELIKMKKLKMHEVKTIVLDEGDQLLVPEHLKTITEVIKSTQRDRQILLYSATLSAKTEELAAEMMNEPVKISVDREQAIKAEVRHLYIVSEQRDKLKALEKIMRAAPVKTLAFMKDIGSVNVAAEKLAYDRVPVSILHSESGKTDREAALRKFRKGETPLLIATDVAARGLDIQNLQQVVHLDFPEDIDQFVHRSGRTGRLGSTAAGTVISLVTEREERELKQYAKKLGIELERNVLFGGNILSEEERLRNGRKR; encoded by the coding sequence ATGTCTCAGGAAACCGTCTTTATACAAACATTCCAGCCATTTATCCAGGAAACATGGAATCAGTCTGCTTTTGAAGCCCCGACCTCGATACAAGTTCAATCGGTCCAGCCGGTTATGGAAAATAAAGATATTTTAGCGAAATCACCGACAGGAAGCGGCAAGACGCTTGCTTATCTCCTGCCCGTCCTTGAACGGCTGAATGCTGCAGGAAAACAGCCGCAGGCCGTTATCCTCGCATCCTCCCATGAGCTCGTGATGCAAATCCATTCCGTCATCCAGGATTGGATAAAGGGAAGCGAACTAAGAACCGCATCCTTCATCGGAGGCGCCAATCCGAAGCGCCAGCTTGAAAAACTGAAGAAAAATCCGCATATCATCAGCGGAACACCTGGAAAGATCCACGAGCTGATTAAAATGAAAAAACTCAAAATGCATGAAGTCAAAACCATTGTGCTGGATGAAGGCGATCAGCTGCTCGTCCCTGAACATCTGAAAACGATCACCGAAGTCATCAAAAGCACCCAGCGCGACCGCCAGATTCTCCTTTATTCGGCAACCCTTTCTGCAAAAACAGAAGAATTGGCAGCGGAAATGATGAACGAACCTGTCAAAATCAGTGTAGACCGTGAACAGGCCATCAAAGCCGAAGTACGCCACCTCTACATTGTCAGCGAACAGCGCGACAAGCTGAAGGCATTGGAGAAAATCATGCGGGCTGCACCAGTTAAAACCCTCGCTTTCATGAAAGACATCGGCAGCGTCAATGTAGCGGCGGAAAAGCTTGCCTACGACCGCGTTCCTGTCAGCATTCTTCACAGTGAAAGCGGAAAAACCGACCGTGAAGCAGCCTTAAGAAAATTCCGGAAAGGCGAAACGCCGCTGCTCATTGCCACGGACGTCGCCGCAAGAGGCCTTGACATCCAAAACCTCCAGCAGGTCGTCCACCTCGACTTCCCGGAAGACATCGACCAATTCGTTCACCGCTCCGGCCGCACCGGCAGACTCGGTTCCACCGCAGCCGGAACCGTCATCTCCCTCGTCACCGAACGGGAAGAACGCGAATTGAAACAATATGCTAAAAAGCTCGGCATCGAGCTCGAACGCAACGTATTGTTCGGCGGAAATATTCTAAGTGAAGAAGAACGGCTGCGGAATGGCCGGAAGAGATAA